A single region of the Malus sylvestris chromosome 8, drMalSylv7.2, whole genome shotgun sequence genome encodes:
- the LOC126633364 gene encoding sister chromatid cohesion protein PDS5 homolog B-like — protein sequence MFRAMAPNLLSPTNIMFVELDDMESPLFSRRAKIVETVARCKCCVIMLDINCNDLVLEMFNIFFSVVRQHHQQSLINDILSIMVHILNEEASQPLLNVVLQNLVKELKNADCASSQLSVSVIQTCADKLESFVCGVLTSYILDGDADGSELREFYHYIIFKFFGCAPQMLLAVIPNLTQELLTDQVDVQLKAVNLIGKLFTLPDHHSAQRYHDQSLWGRITRSSPCP from the exons ATGTTTCGGGCTATGGCACCGAACCTCCTGTCGCCGACAAATAT CATGTTCGTGGAGCTAGATGACATGGAAAGCCCGCTCTTCTCGAGGAGGGCTAAAATAGTAGAGACTGTTGCACGATGTAAATGTTGTGTGATCATGTTGGATATTAACTGCAATGATCTAGTTCTTGAAATGTTTAATATATTCTTCTCTGTTGTGAG GCAACACCATCAGCAGAGTTTGATAAATGATATTTTGTCTATAATGGTTCATATACTAAACGAGGAAGCTTCTCAGCCACTTTTGAATGTGGTTCTACAAAATCTTGTGAAGGAGTTAAAG AATGCAGACTGTGCTTCTTCCCAGCTTTCAGTTTCTGTGATTCAAACGTGCGCAGACAAACTTGAGTCCTTTGTTTGTGGGGTTCTGACATCTTATATTTTGGATGGAGATGCTGATGGGAGTGAGCTCAGAGAATTTTACCATtatatcatttttaaattttttgggtGTGCTCCTCAGATGCTTCTTGCTGTCATTCCAAATTTGACCCAAGAGTTATTG ACTGATCAGGTTGATGTGCAACTAAAAGCTGTTAATTTGATTGGAAAACTTTTCACACTGCCTGATCACCATAGTGCACAAAGGTATCATGACCAATCCCTCTGGGGCAGAATCACAAGAAGTTCTCC CTGCCCTTGA